In Ovis aries strain OAR_USU_Benz2616 breed Rambouillet chromosome 13, ARS-UI_Ramb_v3.0, whole genome shotgun sequence, the following are encoded in one genomic region:
- the LOC101110434 gene encoding dihydrodiol dehydrogenase 3-like isoform X1 produces MDPKYQRVKLNDGHFIPILGFGTYAPEEVPKSEALEVTQLAIEVGFRHIDCAHLYQNEGQVGQAIRSKIADGTVKREDIFYTSKLWSTFLQPELVRPALEKSLKNVQLDYVDLYIIHFPLALKPGEELFPKDENGKMMYDSVDLCRTWEALEKCKDAGLAKSIGVSNFNHKQLEKILNKPGLKYKPVCNQVECHPYLNQNKLLEFCKSHDIVLVAYGALGSQRLKNWVNPNYPILLEDPVLCAIAKKHKQTPALVALRYQIQRGVVVLAKSYNRKRIKENMQVLDFELTPEDMKAIDGLNSNIRYYDLVFLADHPDYPFSEEY; encoded by the exons GTTCCTAAGAGTGAAGCTCTGGAGGTCACCCAATTGGCTATAGAGGTTGGGTTCCGCCATATTGACTGCGCTCATTTGTACCAAAATGAAGGGCAAGTTGGACAAGCCATTCGGAGCAAGATTGCAGATGGCACTGTGAAGAGAGAAGACATATTCTACACTTCAAAg CTTTGGTCCACTTTCCTTCAACCAGAGTTGGTCCGACCAGCCTTGGAAAAGTCACTGAAAAATGTTCAACTGGACTATGTCGATCTCTACATTATTCATTTTCCACTGGCTCTGAAG CCAGGAGAGGAACTTTTTCcaaaagatgaaaatggaaaaatgatgtATGACTCAGTAGATCTCTGTCGCACGTGGGAG gccctggagaaGTGTAAAGATGCAGGGCTGGCCAAGTCCATCGGGGTGTCCAATTTCAACCACAAGCAGCTGGAGAAGATCCTGAACAAACCCGGGCTCAAGTACAAGCCTGTCTGCAACCAG GTAGAATGTCACCCTTATCTCAATCAGAACAAACTGTTGGAGTTCTGCAAGTCACATGATATTGTTCTTGTTGCTTATGGTGCTCTGGGATCCCAACGATTGAAAAATTG GGTGAACCCGAACTACCCTATTCTTTTGGAGGACCCGGTTCTTTGTGCCATTGCCAAAAAGCACAAGCAAACCCCAGCTCTGGTTGCCCTTCGCTACCAGATACAACGTGGGGTTGTGGTTCTGGCCAAGAGTTACAACAGGAAGCGGATCAAAGAGAACATGCAG GTTCTCGACTTTGAATTGACTCCGGAAGACATGAAAGCAATTGATGGCCTCAACAGTAACATACGATATTATGATTTAGTCTT CCTTGCTGATCACCCTGACTATCCATTTTCCGAAGAGTACTGA